Proteins from one Mesorhizobium sp. M9A.F.Ca.ET.002.03.1.2 genomic window:
- a CDS encoding penicillin acylase family protein: MLSTHGQATQSIRSIEVSGLNEPVEIAIDRWGLAHIRAHGLEDLFFAQGYNAARDRLWQIDLWRKRGLGLLAADFGPGFLEQDRASRLFMYRGDMAAEWAAYSPDANAICQAFVTGINAYVDRVKRGQERLPPEFGKLGTSPSRWKAEDVVRIRSHGIIRNGVSEIVRANVLARAGTRVDALRRYLEPQVQPATDPNLALRAIPLAVINAFNLATASVTFSQERLTARLEMAALWNRVDTLGEVVQAIESEGSNNWAVSRLRSATGRPIMAMDPHRPQAVPALRYMVHLSMPGFDAIGAGEPAVPGISLGHNGRSAFSLTIFPADQEDVYVYETKPGDSVAYRYGDGWATMTAVEEVFDVKGCVPQILPLRFTRHGPVVYEDRESRKAFAIRTLWSEPGSAPYLASLSAVRAKSFDEYRKALRNWGTPSTNHLYADVTGTIGWQTAGKIPIRPNWNGLLPVPGDGRYEWSGYVAPEDLPSARNPERGFLATANEMNLPSGWKVDNPPIGYEWSDRSRAQRICRVLDGQPKHTLGDSCALQNDLYSIPAERMQAILRHLRFENEAAGRAAAHMLAWDCVTDPESSPAALFETWITSHLKPALYQAFTKGDKIDALLQPGDIQSVLSFSERPEEWLESNADAARRDIFQHTLGAAWRDCETRFGGAPRLWQWGKLHKLSLEHALSRAFPELSASFDLEPMELGGSGSTPMCAVYRPDDYQTIAGPSVRMVIDVGNWDNSLFINFPGQSGDPESPNYSNMKEDWQNGKYKPLLYSTEAIEQATALRIMLKPVRRPQ; encoded by the coding sequence ATGCTATCGACACATGGACAAGCAACTCAGTCAATCAGAAGCATCGAGGTCAGCGGCCTCAATGAACCGGTCGAAATTGCTATCGATAGATGGGGGCTGGCCCACATTCGCGCGCATGGCTTGGAGGATCTCTTCTTCGCACAGGGTTACAACGCCGCGCGCGATCGCCTGTGGCAGATTGACCTTTGGCGCAAGCGAGGACTCGGACTATTAGCGGCGGATTTCGGTCCCGGATTCCTCGAGCAAGATCGCGCTTCCCGTCTTTTCATGTACCGCGGAGACATGGCAGCCGAGTGGGCGGCATATTCGCCTGACGCCAATGCGATTTGCCAAGCATTTGTCACCGGGATTAATGCCTACGTGGACCGCGTGAAGCGCGGCCAGGAAAGGCTTCCTCCCGAGTTCGGGAAGCTCGGCACTAGTCCGTCGCGCTGGAAAGCCGAAGACGTCGTACGCATCCGAAGCCACGGCATTATACGCAATGGGGTCTCTGAGATTGTGCGGGCGAATGTTCTGGCAAGGGCAGGAACGAGGGTGGATGCCCTACGCAGATATCTTGAACCTCAGGTTCAGCCCGCTACCGATCCCAACCTGGCATTGAGGGCCATTCCTCTTGCCGTCATCAATGCCTTCAATTTGGCGACCGCTTCCGTCACCTTCAGTCAGGAACGCCTCACTGCCCGCCTGGAGATGGCCGCTCTCTGGAATCGCGTCGATACGCTGGGAGAGGTCGTACAGGCAATCGAGTCGGAAGGTTCGAATAACTGGGCCGTCTCGCGCTTACGAAGCGCAACCGGCCGTCCCATTATGGCGATGGACCCGCACAGGCCACAAGCGGTACCGGCGCTCCGCTACATGGTGCACCTCTCGATGCCTGGCTTCGATGCGATTGGCGCGGGCGAGCCTGCCGTGCCCGGCATCTCTCTGGGGCATAATGGTCGCAGCGCTTTCTCGCTCACCATTTTCCCCGCCGACCAGGAGGATGTCTACGTCTACGAGACGAAACCTGGCGATTCGGTCGCCTACCGCTATGGCGACGGCTGGGCGACCATGACGGCAGTTGAGGAAGTGTTCGATGTGAAGGGTTGCGTGCCGCAGATCCTACCCTTGCGCTTCACTCGGCATGGTCCAGTCGTCTACGAGGATAGGGAAAGCCGGAAGGCTTTTGCCATTCGCACCCTTTGGAGCGAACCGGGGTCGGCTCCCTACCTTGCAAGCCTCTCCGCCGTGCGCGCCAAATCCTTCGACGAATACCGGAAGGCCCTGCGCAACTGGGGAACGCCTTCGACCAATCACCTCTATGCCGACGTAACCGGGACGATTGGTTGGCAGACGGCCGGCAAGATCCCGATCCGGCCCAACTGGAACGGACTTTTGCCTGTGCCGGGCGACGGACGCTACGAGTGGAGCGGCTATGTGGCGCCTGAAGATTTGCCGTCGGCCCGAAATCCCGAACGGGGCTTCCTTGCGACAGCCAACGAGATGAATCTGCCGTCGGGCTGGAAGGTGGACAATCCACCGATCGGATACGAATGGAGCGACCGAAGCCGGGCGCAACGCATTTGCCGCGTTTTGGATGGCCAGCCGAAACACACACTCGGCGACTCTTGTGCACTTCAGAATGATCTTTATTCGATCCCAGCGGAGCGCATGCAGGCGATCCTCCGCCATCTGCGGTTCGAAAACGAGGCAGCGGGCCGTGCGGCAGCCCATATGCTCGCTTGGGACTGTGTGACGGATCCAGAGTCGTCGCCAGCCGCACTTTTCGAGACCTGGATCACAAGTCACCTGAAACCGGCGCTTTATCAGGCTTTCACGAAAGGCGATAAGATCGACGCTCTACTGCAGCCCGGCGACATCCAATCCGTGCTCTCGTTTTCGGAAAGGCCCGAGGAATGGTTGGAGAGCAATGCCGACGCGGCGCGCCGGGACATTTTTCAGCATACGCTGGGGGCGGCATGGCGCGACTGCGAAACCCGCTTCGGAGGAGCCCCTAGACTTTGGCAATGGGGCAAGCTCCATAAGCTATCTCTTGAGCATGCGCTGAGCCGCGCTTTCCCCGAACTGTCGGCGTCCTTCGACCTAGAACCTATGGAGCTTGGCGGCAGCGGCTCAACACCGATGTGTGCTGTCTACCGGCCCGACGACTATCAGACCATCGCAGGCCCGTCCGTGCGAATGGTCATCGATGTAGGAAACTGGGACAACAGTCTTTTTATAAATTTTCCTGGGCAGTCGGGCGATCCGGAGTCGCCGAACTACAGCAACATGAAGGAAGATTGGCAAAACGGCAAATACAAGCCACTCCTCTATTCGACGGAAGCAATCGAGCAAGCGACAGCATTGCGGATCATGCTGAAACCGGTCCGACGCCCGCAGTGA